A window of Ruania suaedae contains these coding sequences:
- a CDS encoding Glu/Leu/Phe/Val dehydrogenase dimerization domain-containing protein, with translation MTTLDTRWQNSPADDGRAGTSTTSLESLAEPYRRVHWTDPVTGAHGYLVIQTLVSGLATGGTRMRSGCTLTEVEDLARGMAAKTAVFGLPVGGAKGGIDFDPQDPRATGVLERFFAHMKPWLDAHWVTAEDLGVTQQRIDDAFAAVGLGQSFHAAIQRSQDPGATLARVREGLETLTEDECALGDVIGGYGVAQACLGVFETRAWMMPEVAIQGVGTMGGAAAFYLHEAGVHVVAMADALGTLYDPNGLDVPALLDLRDEYGTIDRTRVPGTVTLLPREAVLAVEADILVPAAISYAITPANVEDVAAAVIVEAANTGVTREAEAMLARRGVMVVPDIVANTGAAAWAWWLLFGWVGTDPADSFDRLYTEMRSKVARLLEESMRTGVSPRETAWSIAAANRAAMDNMAEAIIP, from the coding sequence ATGACGACTCTCGACACGCGGTGGCAGAACTCACCCGCCGACGACGGCCGCGCCGGCACGTCGACGACAAGCCTGGAGTCCCTGGCCGAGCCGTACCGTCGGGTCCACTGGACCGACCCGGTCACCGGTGCCCACGGTTACCTCGTGATCCAGACGCTCGTCTCCGGACTCGCCACCGGGGGGACCCGGATGCGGTCCGGCTGCACACTCACCGAGGTGGAGGACCTGGCCCGCGGGATGGCCGCCAAGACGGCCGTGTTCGGGCTGCCGGTCGGCGGCGCGAAGGGCGGGATCGACTTCGACCCACAGGACCCCCGCGCCACCGGGGTGCTCGAGCGGTTCTTCGCCCACATGAAGCCGTGGCTCGACGCCCACTGGGTCACCGCCGAGGACCTAGGCGTGACGCAGCAGCGCATCGACGACGCCTTCGCCGCCGTCGGGCTCGGACAGTCCTTCCACGCGGCCATCCAGCGCTCGCAGGACCCGGGCGCCACGCTCGCACGGGTGCGGGAGGGCCTCGAGACCCTGACCGAGGACGAGTGCGCGCTCGGCGACGTGATCGGCGGCTACGGTGTCGCCCAGGCCTGCCTGGGAGTCTTCGAGACCCGGGCCTGGATGATGCCCGAGGTCGCCATCCAGGGTGTGGGCACGATGGGCGGCGCCGCCGCCTTCTATCTGCACGAGGCCGGGGTCCACGTCGTGGCCATGGCCGACGCCCTGGGCACGCTGTACGACCCCAACGGCCTGGACGTGCCGGCACTGCTGGACCTGCGCGACGAGTACGGCACCATCGACCGCACCCGCGTGCCGGGCACCGTCACGCTGCTGCCGCGTGAGGCGGTGCTGGCCGTCGAGGCCGACATCCTCGTCCCGGCCGCCATCTCCTACGCGATCACCCCGGCCAACGTCGAGGACGTCGCTGCCGCGGTCATCGTCGAGGCGGCCAACACCGGGGTCACCCGCGAGGCCGAGGCGATGCTGGCCCGCCGCGGCGTAATGGTGGTGCCTGACATCGTCGCCAACACCGGTGCGGCGGCCTGGGCGTGGTGGCTGCTGTTCGGCTGGGTCGGCACCGACCCGGCGGACTCCTTCGACCGCCTCTACACCGAGATGCGCAGCAAGGTCGCCCGTCTGCTCGAGGAGTCCATGCGCACGGGCGTCTCCCCGCGGGAGACGGCGTGGAGCATCGCCGCCGCCAACCGGGCTGCGATGGACAACATGGCCGAGGCGATCATTCCCTGA